The DNA window CAcgtgaaaatgaaagcaaatgtaAAAAGAGAGGGCTGAGTATCCTGTGAGGTTTCTGATGTCGTTTTTATGATTCAACAAACCAAAATGCATCAGTGTTAAATTTAGACTTTAGCCCTTATAAAATGAAATCCAAAATGATAAACGTTCAGTGCTGACTGCTCCTCTTTGTGACTGAAGGTGAACAGTTCTGTATAGATCAGCTCTCTGCACCGACAGCAGACGGACAACGAACGTCCTTGTTGTGTCTTTAGTTTCCTCTGATGCAGCAGAAACCGTCTCCTCCAGCTTTATGCAGTAAGTTAACACAAGTACATAACAGAATAACAGTAAAACTATCACTTTTGACTATTAAAGATGAACTCTACCAGCATTATTCTACTAACTACTAattctgtgtgtattttaaacCTTATAAATCTGCATTTCACTTGGAACGCTGTGTTGAAAGTGACACAGAAATACTACAAAATTACCGGATATAATAATTTTACTAAGTCCGATCTCATCAAATAAGATTAACAGAAAGGAGGCACTTAAAGTATTGATATGGCAATAAAAACAGGCCCCTTTTACCCATGTTCAGCtgcatttcagttttttgctAAAACCAACATTACTAAGCTGGTTTAACAACACAACATCTATGTTTGTGAGCTGTTGAAAGGATTTATGTCTTTTGTAGTGAAGAAATCCTGCAAACTAGGGAAGAACGATGGATTTATGTTGGTCTTTTTATGGCATTTgttgagaaaaccaaaaatacacaacaataGCAGCCTCATCCTTGGCAATAAAACATTCTGTGTGCTCGTCTGTAATTTAACTCATTGTTCTAGGTGTCATTCATACCATCATTAAATAGCAGGATGTGGCCTCTAACTGACAAACCCAGTATCTATAAATAGCCGACATTACAGCAGCCCATTTGATAAGTGTTTACAGAGTCTTgctctcctgttttttttaattgtttctgCCATCAAATTGGTATAAAAGCGTCCCAGCATTCTCGCTGAGCTCTGCAAAAATTGATAAAATTGCTCCTCAGAGGATTTAAATCACAGGAGGAGCAGCAAGTTCACTCAAAAACAGTCGATAACTgttaattactccaccaaggaatggaaaagttatgtgacgataggcgtacgtttgtccatccatctgtctgtctgttagcaactttactcaaaaacagactaacggatttggatgaaattttcagggaagatcagaaataacacaaggaccaagtgattggattttggcagtgatgcagcttatagtctggatccacggatttgttaaagatttctgtgtcattgccagatagcggcacggcgtcactgtaaccatgacaaccagtgaacactacatcagctgattgtgatcctactacaaatccacctctgaggacttatccatcagaaatgatccgaggaacaactgattaaactatGGGGGTGTTTCTCAGTCCCATTaattcctgctacatatttaagtcacgtgattcagtatccctacataacgtacacatgaataacacacgcctgtgctcagcgcaaggtcatttttttgtgggttcatctgtattaaatgacaCATTCTCTGGtgccgtgtttttttttttttaaagctgtcaTCCATCAGAAACGAttcgactgagcagccttggaggaggacgaCGTTCTCTCTGAGGGATTTTCTTGTTATAACTGGGATGAGGCTGAAGAACAACCACATAAATCTGCACAGAGAATGTTTAAAAATCACCCCACCACTCCAACTAAACCAACAGTTCTCCTCGAGATCCTTGAAGTTTCTGTCAATATTTCCTCAGCTTCATTCCCGAGACACCAAAAACCGactttgttgttattattattggttAAATCTAcaactaaaacaacacaaacacctgaaacTAGTACAGACAGGAAGAAGTAGGTCTGGTATGAGTAGAGAGATAAttccaccaccatcaccaccaccagcagcagcagcagcagcagcagccttgtTATTTCTATGAGCTGGAAAAGAGGCTTGTTaagaaccagcagcagcatcatgcaTGAACCGACACACTCAGCTAACAGGCCGAGGAGCTGCATTACCCAGAATTAATGTCGGGAACGTGACCATCTCAGTCCTGCTgggagaaaacaagaaaataaaacgcACACAAAGTCTGAGATACTCCTCAGTACCATCCTTATTCATTCACTACAGCTGTGCATGTTCAGATTTATGCTGCTTTAGTTTCATTCATGCACAAGATGCAACATACACCGCCTgccaaaagttttgagacggatcttatttatttgaatgagaaagtgtctcaaaacttttggcAGGGGGTGTAACTGGTGAATAAGTTGACAAAAATGATCATAATCAAATGTTTTAAGTCATTTATGAAGAAAGAATTCCAAATATTGTCTGCTATAAGCATCTTAAATATGATATTTGgtgctttttgttcattttatataAATGTACATTGAATTTATGCAGATTTTAGACACAAAAAGCACTTAAACTGTTATCTTGGGCTCTAAAAAACTTGTTATGGATATTATTTTAAACCTTTGTCAACTAAAATGATAAATAGCTGTTGGCTATTCCAGTAATTAATCattttgttgacaaaatgtgcaaaaatataattACTAAGAGCCAAGCTGACATCTTCAAATTTCTCATTTTGACTGACCAACAATCCAAAACTctgagatatttcattaaaaacagaaaaactgcaaacagaGACTCCTCAGTATCATCCTTATTCATTCACTGGAGCCGTGCATATTCAGATTTGTGCCGGTTTAGTTTCACTCACGCTTTGTCAAAGTACGACGTGTGCAGAGCTTGAGCGTTGTAGTTGGCCGTGTTGGCGTTCAGAGCGTTGCTGTTGTCCAGAGCGAACGCCTTCCTCGCTTTCTGGTCCTTTGCAAAGTTCCTGCAGGCGGCGAGCTTCGACTCCAGAGCCTGAGGAGAAGACAAACACGATGAGAGGAGATTTTACACACGAAACAGGAGAAGAAACAGAGGTTTGAGGCCAGCAAGATGAAGAGAAGAAAGGACCGACTCACCCCGACTTTCCGGAGCAAATCGCTGACGATGTTCAGAGCCGATATTCTGGCCGAAGGAGTCAGAGGAGAGTTGCTGCCGTAGCCGTTAGACAGCactggagaaagaaagagagcgACAGTTAGGAGGttaatttggatttttaaaatcagtttgacATCTCTGATCTAGGGTAAGTATCTGGATACCTCTTGAAGCACTGAAAATGAATtaactgatgaagaaaatagcacacacCTTTTGCTGCAGATACTTTCTAGTGTCACTCCTTTATTCCATTTCCCACAGTTATCCACAATTCTTcaatctgttgtcattttttactGTCTGTCAGACCTCCTCTTACCTTTTGTTGTCTGTCAGAACTCTTGATTCAGCAGCCATATGCAAATGAACCACTATTCATCCTTGTATTTGCATACCCACTCTCTGAACATCCCTTTAAAATGTGGACTTCCCAAATGTTCTTGGCCGGCTTAGcttcacagactcatgctctgtgttggtaagaATACCAGCAAACACCTCACTAAAGCAAACTTCGAAGgactacactggaaaaaaatgcccctctcaaaacaagaaaaaaaaactaatttcaaggaacttttactttgaaataatcTGCCAATAAAACAAgcgaaaaatggcttggtaagatttcttgaaataatatataatgtttagaatattgagatcttaaaattagctgggaaaacttagtttaagttttattttaccaggaatGTCAAGCTTAGATGTCTTAAACTGATatcttgtcctcatttacggcaccaaaaaatattgtttctttgtctgaaaaaaattcaaaaattcagcaaaaaaattccccaaatttataaaaatttgcgaaatcttcaaaaagaaaattccttaaaagtttcccttaaaaaattttttaaaaggaaaataactaatttggtaagaaataaatattaaaaaatatataaaaattgtaaatattttcaaaaaatgaataaaaactttcccaaaaaaatcctaaaaatatctaaagtgattacatatacatcagcaaaacttctaatattttctttaagaacattcacaaaaaaaagccAGTGAAATTTGCaggtttttggttgatttttttctgaattttcttaaagattttttttttcatcatttcttttctccataaaaaaaaaatgttcaaaaatttctccaaaaattttgaaaatgtggaagttttcactgtgaaaatatttttttcccccacattttcaaactgtaaaacgagtcaatttgaccggcaggacgacaggaggggcAAAACAagattgttttaaatttgtttgatttgacaagatatttaagatgcgttgtcttaaaacaagtccctccatcttcctCACTGGTTAAGAGAATTTACCTTAAATCaggtgggatgagacattttgactagaaataaaacaaacagacttggtaagattttgagtttttgcagtgtaagagtgaaatttcttcaacagaatgcatgtttttcttctttgtaaGACGACTTTTCCCCTCTGAGAACATcaaaaatgctccaaaaataACCGAGCTGACGTGCAGCCAGCAGATATGTCTTTACATGactaaaaagcagcagaaaccagAACATTTACATAAAGATCAGCTCTGATTTTCTCGTCTGTACTGGCATAatgaggctttttaaaaaatgcactgGTGGGATGGGGAGCTGCAGCTACCTGTTGTGTTGGCGAAGGCGTTGTCCAGACCTTTGCTCAGCGGGGTagcagggagggagagggaggccTGAACGGCGCTGTCCATCTTCACGTTTTCCTGTGTGGGCGAGCTGGGAGCAGACATCCTGGTCACGTCCGCCTGACGCTCTCTGACCGCCAGCTCCTGCCGCAAGTCTGGAAACACAACAGAGGAGTCAGCTGAGAGGGCAAAGAAAAGCAGACAAACGTGTGGGAAAGCGGAGATGTTAATGAGCCGCCATCGATCGTCACCTCTGGCTTCATCCTTTAATCTCTGCACGGACACCAGCAGAGACTCCTTCTCGTCCAGCTCGCTCTCCAGGAAGGCGTTCCTCTCGATGGCCTGGTTCAGACGCTGCTCGAAGTTCTCCAGAGACACGATGGTGGCTCTGGAGGGAACCACATTTCATCAGTCCTCTGGGCACAAATCCATTAAGCGTCCCGTTTTATTCACCAATTGTTAGTCAAGTTCTCGTTAGGGATCGATATCTCAGGCTCGTGCAGCTCCGGCGTTGATTTTAACCCAGTTTAAGGCAACAATCAATTGCGTTTGATCCTTTTGCTAATTAGAACCAGGATTTAAACTGCATCTCTGGCACTTTTTTAGCATAGATTAAACAGAGATCTGCTTTGATGATGGGGGGAGCACCTTTGCATGGTTAAGATGTGAACCAACTTTGGTCAGATTGgtgcaaaaaacacaacattctgGCAATAAGGAGTAGTTTTTCACTGATATTGTTGTTTGTTCTTGTCAAATTGAAGATAGATTTCCTTATAAAAGTGAAACATTGCAGCAGATTTGCTGGTGATTTACAACAAAGATGATAGTTTCCACAAGATTCTGCAAAAATGAGAAGTTTCCTCCATAATTTGCTGGTTTTGCTAAACATCTAATAAGCTCTTCATAATAAATTTGTCATTAGTGGCAGAAATGTCAGTTTATGTTTGACACAGATAATATTTCTCTGGCAATGTTATCAGAAATTTAAAGCAACTTATGCGTCGGcaaaatcatatttttcataTACGAGTCATATATGAGTTTGTTGCGTTGCCAATTAAAAGGTTTGCCATTAATGGAAATGtttgaaagacacaaaaaagtttGTAGGGCTGCATTTTTTCTGtgtacaaaatgaaagaaatttttttttaaaaagccctttacagtttaaaacattaataaacCAATTTGTACATTTAGTGATGTGTAAAAAAAGCTTCACATCAACCTGTTAAAGGAGGAAAAAGTGCagaagctgatttattttttatttttattttttattgtgcttTAGAGAATCCAGACGAACCTTTTAGCTCTCTCCAAGTCGTCGTTGGACTGTTCGAGCTCTCGGACGTATTTGTGGAGCTGCTCCTTGATGCTCCTCGTCTGGCCCAGGTCGTCCTCCAGCATGGAGATCTGCTTGTAGCTCTGAGAGTATTgctgctccagcttctcctaCAGAGGATGAACAGGAGGAACATTTGAGCTCATGTATTTAAGCTctaaacctgcagcttcatgCTCTATCTTCCACATCTCCATCCATTTTTCAGAGCCTCCCTCTCATTTATCTTCCCCATTAAGGCTTGGGATGTGAAGTGTGACCTACATATTCAGCAGCTCCGAGACAATCAGCTCGATAAATACCAGCGGGCCTGTCGCTACGTCTGACCTACATCTGCTGCCTGAACCAGCTGCAGACACATGAGGCCTCAGACCTGATCTCAGAGCCTCATTCAGCACATCTAAAGACCAACACAGTGAAACTACAACAGTTTAGGTGAATTTAAACTCTGAGCAGCTGCACTGAGACGCAAAACTGgataaaatatgaacaaatcgGACAACgcaacaacattttaaaacattactTCTACACTGATGTGTTCCAGGACTGTTACTGTGtgcatgcattttaaaaagtgaataaaaacagttgtgtttttatgtgctgATTGGTTTTGAGTAGAAACAAGTATTTCAAAAACGTTGCCCTGTTTTCCAAAATGCTCCATTTTCAGTTTGAAGAGCTAGCAGTGTGGCTGCTTGTCTAAGTTCTAATATGAATAAAGAAATTCATGTATTTATGTTTTCTggaatgtgtttaaaatgctgCCGTGTCAACCgaaatgtctttgtgttttctagAATGTGTTCTATGaaatttgtcaaattttctAAAGTTAATAAAAACTTTTTATTGCGGTTTTCCAAAAGTCATTTTGTTCACAATtctgttttccaaaatgttgcCATGTTTTTAACAAGtctctgtgtttaaaaaaaaaagaggttcttGTGTTGTCTAAActcttgctgtgtttttgtaaaatgttccagtattttttttaaatgttgctgtATTTTCTACACAGTTTTTGTAAATACTGCCATGGTTTCTAAAAAGTTaccgttttaaaaaaaacaaacaaacaaaaactgttcctgtgtatttcaaaatgtttctgtttttaaaaatgtcagtgttttcagAAAAGTCAGTTTTTATAAATTGTGCCGTGTTTCTAAACTGTTGCTGCATTTTCTTAAAATGTtgcgttttttaaaaaaaaagtttttaaatagtgacttttttctaaataatttctgtgttttctacaCGGTCattgttttccaaaatgtttaaaaaacacaaaaaccttcCTGTGTTGTCTAAACTGTTGCTGTGTTTTCTATAAAGTCACCGTTTCCtaaattgtttgtgttttctagaATGCTGccgtttcttttttaaatgttgcagtATAAAATGTCCCTAAAAATGTTGCCCTTTTTTCTAATCTTTCTAAATGTTGCCCCGTTCATTAAAATATTGCTGTTTTCTAAAATGCTTTAATTTCATTATAACACACTTTGAAAGTTGCTCTGGGAATAAACTTACCTTTTCAGAAATGTTacctttttttcatgtttttaaaaaaaaaattaaacctaCGTAATATAATTTACTGCTTTACTAAACTGCATCCTCTCCTTAAATGCCGTCTCTTCTGCAGCGCTTTCTGAAATtagattttgatgattttattcATTCCTGGAGGGTTTCTTTAATATATTCgtgttttgttcctgttttccACTGTACACGTGTAGAAAATGATCAGCAGAGTAAGAAACAACcaaatatgaagctaaaattaGTCAGCAGTGTTGCATTATGAAGACTTTCCAGTCCTGTTGCTCCTGTATCTTCTCTATAAACTCCGTCACCGGGTGCAAACAGGcagtttttcctgcttccatGTGAAACTAAAACCTGTCAGACTCCTTGGCTCAAACATCTCCTCCCTGCTGGAAACGTGCCGCTTTcctttctgtaattatggagcGAGACACGACACGATGCATTATTCATGAGCTCAGCTGCATCAGTTTACAGGATTAGGACGGAGCAGGTGGTCAGATTAGAAAAGAGGCGCCTCGGCATCCTACTGTAGTCACATTTCCATTTATATTACAAACTATTCCATCTCTGAGACTTCACTCCTTATTGAGGTCACAATAACAGAGATCGGCCTCCAAAAGGCACCAGAAATGAGACGGAATGTTGCTCTTACAGGTCAACTTCTAGCCTCTTATTTTCTAAAGCACAGACCCTCAATGACCTCCTGCAGGAAAATACAAACCCAAGGCTGCAGGTCgactggaaaaataaa is part of the Acanthochromis polyacanthus isolate Apoly-LR-REF ecotype Palm Island chromosome 19, KAUST_Apoly_ChrSc, whole genome shotgun sequence genome and encodes:
- the ndel1a gene encoding LOW QUALITY PROTEIN: nuclear distribution protein nudE-like 1-A (The sequence of the model RefSeq protein was modified relative to this genomic sequence to represent the inferred CDS: deleted 1 base in 1 codon), producing MEMDMIPKFTSKDEEIDFWKALSLKYKKGCQEAQEELLEFQEGSRELEAELEAQLGQAEHRMKDLQSENHRLKNDVGTLKEKLEQQYSQSYKQISMLEDDLGQTRSIKEQLHKYVRELEQSNDDLERAKRATIVSLENFEQRLNQAIERNAFLESELDEKESLLVSVQRLKDEARDLRQELAVRERQADVTRMSAPSSPTQENVKMDSAVQASLSLPATPLSKGLDNAFANTTVLSNGYGSNSPLTPSARISALNIVSDLLRKVGALESKLAACRNFAKDQKARKAFALDNSNALNANTANYNAQALHTSYFDKARTVNGLEPSNLTAITAPPAASSPGLLPLLCDGNCPSDPSKHTRPATGQRGNTNTVKLCTVPVFSSSSHVLLSCLVPAVVLSVN